From the Antennarius striatus isolate MH-2024 chromosome 15, ASM4005453v1, whole genome shotgun sequence genome, the window ttaacttcctgttggacattaacttcctgttggacgttaacttcctgttggacattaacttcctgttggacgttaacttcctgttggactgaCCGACCCTTCTGTCGGGTCCAGGAGGCTCATAGTTCTGTCTGCAGCTCTCATCAACTTcacaaagcaaacaagaaaCCCAACTAAGTGATACTGGGGGGTCTTCTTCTGCTACTGTTCAGGGGTTTGTACCAAATGTGGAGGCGGGCCCATTCCGGCCcgcgggccttagtttggggaccgctgctctacaTGATCCACCAGTTCCAGGATGGATCACTGTTACGACCCAGCTTGTTAAAAAGAGTCGTAACAAGAAGAAACCGATGTTAAAGGGTTAacgtaaaaatatttaataaaccagaTTATTTTAATCCCTGGACGGGGTAAAGGTTTTCAAGATTAACTAAAGGGCCAAAGGATGCTGCTCAAACAAAGGAATAGAACCACAAGAGGACCGCTGGAGTCCTCTGGAAATTACAAgtaaagtgaaaacaaaacccacaaagtaatctgattacagttgTACTAAAAAAGTACTGAGCACCCCCCCACTCCTAACACTAACACAATCCAGTGCCTGCCTGCAATCCACAGTGACTAACTCGGCCCACTCTTCACAATGTGGTCACAAGTTTGGTTCAAACATCTCATCTCCAGGAGCAAACGAGGCAGATTGTCTGTGAggaaacagcccccccccccccaggtctgaacagctgaagacgATTTGAGGACTCCCGCTCTGATTGAGGAGAACActctgcaccaatcaggagccggggatggaacaggtggagtgggcggagccaggactgaAGGCTGGTGAAGCGTTGAGAGGAGGGAACCAAACAGACATGGATGACCtttcaaaaagtaaaataataaataaataaataaataaataaatacatgtaaatcaCAAGAGTTGTGTTCTTTCTCgtggctcttatctgcaatttaacctgagtccattcaactgacataaatataaatacaaaaacctatggaacacagacaaaacaaaacttccTTCATACATCACGTCTTGTGACTCTGACCCCCACCTGGTTtaaaccccctgctctcagcgtccaccttcctGTCATCCATTTCTGAGATGGGGGGGTAACTAAATCCACGctccgctctgactgctgaCAAACAATGAAACCGAAGCCTTGTTGTTGTGATGCATTCACttccgctaccgttgcattgtggggaatgtagtgttggtgcgCGGAAAACACCAGCGGGCGGTTGCGGCTTGCGGGCCGGTTCTAGTAGTAATTAAAATTTATCCcgcgggccataaataattcctCACGGGGCCACATCTGTCCCGCGGGCCGtgactttgacatatgcaaTGTAAGGTGCGTCCTGCTATTTCCTGGTGAATAcactgaagaaaacaaacacatttacagtttttatttttatttttttttaaattttagataaatgtttttccatcagCGTCgatgaaacatttgaaaatcaacgaattctaaatacttaaataatccGGGGGTGAGAAACAAGTCAGACCACATTCATGCGTCCGCGTGCACGAGGAGACGCGTCATCCCTGTGagtgcgcgcgcgtgcgcatGATCAccatcatgggggggggggcgcccttcttcatcatcatcatcatcctcatcacgcAGGCGTGGGAGGGGTCCACCCCCGACTCCAGTTCAGTTTCCAGTTTGGAAACAATAAACTGGTTTAACACCCCCacccaccgacacacacacacacacacacgcacacacacacacacacacacacacgcacgcacgcacgcacacacacacacacacacacacacacacacccagaggatctctcctccctccctccgatTCCTCACATTTCTCGTGGAAGTTGGAGCGAACAGGTGCGTGACTCTCTTCTCCTGTCTTATCTGCGGGGCTCTCTTTAAGTGaaagtattgattattgatttccGGTATCGGCTGGACTCAAACCGATTCCCACAGGTGGTATTTTTGGTGTTTTCAGCCTCTCACCTTTTTCTCTGAGATGAACGCGTGGACGTGATTTTCTAGGCTGGAACTCCTGCCGGTGGGGACGCGGGGATTTGCGCGTCTCGTCACGCGTCTTCAGTCCGTCTCATTGcgcctgtcccccccccaccccccacaccccacacccccccctcaGGTGCTTGCGTGTCAAACCGGGAGCCATGAACACTTTCATGAAGGGGATCAACAAAGCCAAGGATGGGGTCGTGGCGGCGGCGGAGAAAACCAAGCAGGGGGTGTCCGCAGGGGCCGAGATGACGAAAGACGGGGTTCTGTTCGTCGGTGCGTGACGTGGACCCACGCGTGACGTCATAAAACCGCAGTTGTTTTTGATGGTTGTATTGATTTCatgtgttgtttctgctgctttgGAATTTTTCAGGCTCCAAAACTAAAGATGGGGTGACGACAGGTGAGACCCGACGGATGATGGGGTTCTACACCCGAAACACccgaaacacccccccccccaggctctGATTCGTGATCAGGGTGGAGCCCCCCAGGTCCAGTCAGTAGGTTTTTAGATGTTTGCAGTAGGTCATGATCGGACTCAgcccggacccccccccctgccccaccaccaccccaggAACACCCGGATTCGGTTCGGCTCCTGgatcttttattcttttattataTGGTTGTTTCCTCCCTGCTAAATGAGTGTCGTGTTTCCtcgtgtgtgtccccccccacgGGACCAGGCTGCTCTCACACATAACaaccagagcccccccccccacccccaccacacccTGGGACCTGCTGGTTGTCAATGGTAACCGGTTTGAGCGCATTTATTGTTGCTATTTTATCTTTAAtgatattttagcatcaatTTATTCTGTTAGAATCCCTGTAataaaaaatcatcatcatcatcatcatcatcatcatcatcatcactttaATCACAGCAGAACAGCAGCGACACACAAAAACCCACACATGAACCATGGAAACAGGTGGAACTCACAGAGGCTGACGTCATGGCTCACATGACCTGCCCCGTCCAATCAGAGTAATATTTCTCCTTTCCTTCCTAGTTGCGGGGATGACCGCCACCGGCGTGTcccaggtgggcggggccgtgGTGACTGGCGTCACAAACATGGCTCAGAAAACTGTGGAAGGGGCGGGGACGATTGCTGCCGCCGCCACCGGATTGGTCAAAAAGGATCCGTCCAAACAGGTAAGGGGCGGGGTCGGATTAACTGACTGGTAATCTGATTGGTGCAAATTTGAGTGGCAGGAAGTAAATGAGTTTGGTCAACGAGTTAACAGGTAATCGACACTAATTAATTGTTATCGATTTCAAAATATTAGTGAAAATTATAAGAAAACTTCACATTTGTGAAagaattttaaatgaataaaaataaatattttaaaagtgagataaaaatataattctaaataatatgaataaaaaaatatttatttagcgTTGATATAAAATAGCATGTAGTCGAAACAGTAATAGGTGTCGCTCTACAAATGAGAAAGAATTCAactccattaaaataaaaaaatctaaataacagtgccaaaattaaaatagtaaaacataagttataattatatatttttaaatataaaaatagatgatggaaataaaattaaatgccTGATCATACTTGACTGACTCCAGGTGTTTTCAGAGCAGCCTGTTGTTTCCCAGAACCCCCCGTGAGTCCTGTGGTCACTGATCAGCTGATGGTTTAACCAATCAGTGACCAAATGGAGACTTCTTTTCTCACTTGTAAAGTCTTAAAGGAACAAACTAACCATCCTGTTAATAATCATCAACTTCAAGGCAAAGCCTGACTGTTGTTCTTTCAGGGTGACGATGCTTCAGCCGTCCAGAACGCCGACGAATCTCCTGTtgatgctgaagctgctgaggtCAGTCCGTCACGACGGAACGTATTCATGGAAATCCTTGAACAGCTGAAGAAGCCTTTTCATCCTGATCCGCTCCACATTTCTAACGGCTGATCCGACCTTCGTTCTTCTGCTTtcaggtgaaggaggagaactAAACGATGAAGACTCAGCGATGAAGAGACTCACaatcaaaagacaaacaacacattAGCTGTCGCTCTGCCAAGTCCGTTGTGCCTCATCTCTGGTCCTTTAACGGAGTCTGTgcacagcctgtgtgtgtgtgtgtgtgttgctgtgttatgtatatgtgtgtgttagcctTGAATAAGGCCTCaggtgtgtgtcgtctgtgatCAGCTGTTGCAACAGTGGTTACCCTCTACTGATAACCACACCTGGtcactatgtgtgtgtttatctgtgtgtgtgtgtgtctaatgatTAATATAGGATCTATTTTTGTCTGCATTGTTTCTGGACGATCAAACGCTGAGGCGTTTCTGCGACTTCTTCGTTCGTTACGCCGTCGGCTGTTCCGGATTTCTCTCATATCGAACTGACTTGAAAACTACGAGcatgaataaaatatgcaaaacatCCGTTTGTTCTGACGGTTATTGTGTCAGTGGTGTTTACTGTGACCCGCATGAcaaagacgaggaagaggagcttcCCTCTGATGGCCTTCTGCTTACAGGTTATACAACAGTCGTACTGGTGACCCCATACGGTCACGCCGGTGACCCCGATGGGGGTGTAGTTTCACGTGAAGGACGTTAGCTAAGCAGCGGCGTTAGAATGCTAACAGGAAGACCAGCAGAGGAATGCTGCTCCaccaggtcacatgacacccCAAGCCTGAACAACCAGGAAGAAACGGATGAGTCcctgaagggaggaggaggagtctaAGCAGGAAATGGGTTCCAAGATTTAGTAATGGAAGTTTAAAGCATCTCTAGATTCAAAACATTTAATGgtataaagagaaaaagagtgagagagtaaagagagaaagacagacggCTCAGAACCTTCCAGTCCAACAACATTTAGTTCACATCTCATTGGTGTCAGAGGGTTGTTGGCTCTAAATCATAAAGGCTTTACTGCTGAGCAGAAGCTCATTGGCTGCAGCAGCATCCGTCGTCATAGCAACACCTGCTGGTCCTGGTCTGTCCCCTGAAAATAACCTGACTTTATTCCAGATAACCAAACGGTTGTGTACGTGTAACAACATGTCTGTcttttgtttactgtttgtgtttacacGTGTAAACACACCTGAAGCgacaggaaacaacaggaaaacacGGGATGAGTTCTAGATGTTTAAAGACGTGTTCTGGTTCTGCTCCAGAA encodes:
- the LOC137608762 gene encoding alpha-synuclein-like, whose translation is MNTFMKGINKAKDGVVAAAEKTKQGVSAGAEMTKDGVLFVGSKTKDGVTTVAGMTATGVSQVGGAVVTGVTNMAQKTVEGAGTIAAAATGLVKKDPSKQGDDASAVQNADESPVDAEAAEVKEEN